GCGATCATGCGGGCCAGGACTTCGGTGTTGCCGACCTCGAGGTCGCGGCGACCGCCGTAGTAGTAGTTCTCTCCGGGTCGAGAGAAGTAGGCCAGTAGCGTCCGCGCAGAGCCTGCTGACGTCGTCGGCTCCTCCTTCGGGTCAGCGGTCGGCGTGCTGGCCGGGTCCGGTCGTGGTGGTGATGTGCAGGAGCTGAGCAGCACACCCCCTGCAGCCGCAGCGCCGAGAACGGCGCCGCGGTGCAGAAGAGCCCGCCGGGTCAGGTCGCGGCGGAAACCCATGCCGACCAGAGCTCAGTCCTCCGGGATCGGCCGGCCGAAGTTCTCCAGGGTGATGGCCTCGGGCTCGGGTCCTCCGCGCTGCTCGGTGTCTAGGCCATCGACCGCGGCTAGCTGCTCGGTGGTGAGCTCGAAGTTGAAGACGTCGATGTTCTCGGCGATGCGGTGCGGCTTGGTCGACTTGGGGATGACCGAGCGGCCCTGCTGGAGGTGCCAGCGCAGCATCACCTGGGCCGGGGTGGCGCCCTGAGCGGTGGCGATGTCGGTGATGACCGGGTCTTCGAGAGTGCTGGTGTGCTGGCCGTCGCGGTAGAAGGTGATGCCGCCAATCGGGGACCACGCCTGGGTGAGGATGCCGTGCTCGTGGCCGAAGTCCTGCACTTCCCGCTGCTGGAAGTAGGGGTGGACCTCGATCTGGTTGACCGCCGGCACGACCGTGGCGACGTCGAGGATGCGGGTGAGGTGGTCGACCATGAAGTTGCTGACGCCGATGGCGCGCACCTTGCCGTCGGCCAGCAGCTGCTCCAGCGCCTTGTAGGCGCCGAGTGTCTTGTCGAACTCCGAGGGCAGGGCCTGGTGCAGGATCAGCAGGTCGATCTGGTCGACACCGAGCTTGCGGGCCGACTTCTCGAACCCGTGGAGGGTCTGGTCGTAGCCGTAGTCGCTGATCCAGATCTTGGTCTCGATGAAGACCTCGGACCGGTCGAGGTCGGAGGCGGCGACGGCCTCGCCGACCTGGCGCTCGTTGCCGTAGGCGGCGGCGGTGTCGATGTGGCGGTAGCCAGCGGCCAGGGCGGCGGTGACGGCTTCCCGGGTCTCATCGGGCGGGGTCTGGAAGACCCCGAGGCCGAGGGCGGGCAGGGTGACGCCGTTGTTGAGGGTCAGGCTGGTCACGTCAGGCATGAGAGGTCCTTCTGGTGGGGTGCGGTGCTGGTGGTCAGCGGTTGATCCACTGCTGCATGGCGGCGGGGTAGCGATCGCCGCTGAGGTCGATCTGGTCGGCGGCGGCGGTGAGCTCGTCGAGGTCGGCCGGCGACAGCTGCAGGTCGGCGGCGGCGGTGTTCTCCTGCAGCCGGTGGACCTTGGTGGTGCCGGGGATCGGGACGATTGTGGGGTGCTGGGCGAGAAGCCAGGCCAGGGCCACCTGGGCGGGGGTGGCGTCGTTGCGGGCCGCGACGGTGGTGACCAGCTCGACGAGTGCCTGGTTGTCGATCCGGGCCTGCTCGGTGAAGCGGGGCAGGGTGTTGCGGATGTCTCCCTCGGGGAAGGGGGTGGCGCTGTCGATGGCGCCGGTGAGGAAGCCCTTGCCGAGCGGGCTGAAGGGGACGAACCCGATGCCGAGCTCGATCAGGGTGGGCAGGATCTGCGCCTCGGGCTCGCGCCAGAACAGGGAGTACTCACTCTGCAGGGCGGTCACGGGCTGGACGGCGTGGGCGCGGCGGATGACGTCGACCCCGGCCTCGGACAGCCCGAAGTGGCCGACCTTGCCGGCGTCGATGAGCTCCTTGACCGTCCCGGCGACGTCCTCGATGGGGACGTCGGGGTCGACGCGGTGCTGGTAGAGCAGGTCGATCTTCTCGACCTGCAAGCGCTGCAGGGAGCCGTCGACGGTGGCGCGGATGTGCTCGGGCCGGCTGTTCAGCGGGGTCGGGCTGCCGGGGTCGAGGGGAAAGCCGAACTTGGTGGCGATGACGACCTGGTCGCGCACCGGGGCCAGCGCCTTGCCGACGAGGGTCTCGTTGGTGAAGGGGCCGTAGACCTGGGCGGTGTCGACGAAGGTCACGCCGAGGTCGACCGCAGCGCGCAGCACGGTGATCCCGTGCTCGTCGTCGACGGCCGGGCCGAGGCCGTGGCTGAGGCCCATGGCCCCGAAGCCGATGGCCGAGACCTCCAGGCCGCTGGTACCGAGAGTTCGCTTGTTCATGGGATTGGCTCCTAGCTGGTAGACGAAGGGACGAGGAGGTCAGGCCTGGCCGGCGGGGCGCAGAAGGACCTCGTTGATGGCGAGCCGCCGCGGGCGCGCAAGGGTGAAGGCGATGATCTCGGCGACGTCGTCGGGGGTGACCTCGGCGACGTCGTAGGCCTGCTGAACACCCTGCCGGGTCTCCTCGTGGGTGATGTGGGTCGACAGCTCGGTGGCCACGATGCCGGGCTCGATCAGCGTGACGCGGACATCGGGCAGCAGCTCTTGGCGCAGGGACTCCGACCAGCCGTTCATGCCCCACTTGGTGGCGGCATAGACCCCGTTGCCGGCACGGGCGGTGCGGCCGGCGACCGAGGAGATGTTGACGATGTCCCCGCCACCGTCCTTCAGCTGGTTGAGGAAGACCTCGGTGGTGGTGATGGCCCCCAGCAGGTTTACCTCGACCATCTGGCGGTAGTCGTTCCGCTGCTCGGCTGAGAACGGGCCGAGCAGCATGACGCCAGCGTTGTTGACCAGGACGTCGGTTCCCCCGAGCTCGGCCTGGACCCGCGCGACGGCGGCCACGAGGGCGTCGCGGTCGGTCACATCGGCCTCGATCGCGAGGGCGCCGTCGCCGAGCTCGGCCGCCAGGGCGGTGATCCGGTCGAGACGGCGCGCGAGCAACGCGACGCGGTAGCCAGCAGCGGCAAGGCTGCGGGCGGTGGCGGCACCGATGCCGGAGGAGGCTCCGGTGATCACGGCGACCGGCTGGGTGGCAGTCATGAGCACTTCCGTTCTCGCTGGTGGTCCTCAGCCCCTGAGGGCTGCACCAACTAGTGAAGTGCTGATGGGCAGGGTGTGGGAGTGCGGGGTTATCCGTGTACCAGCAGTCACTCCTCCACGGAGACGATCCCTCGTAGCGTGGAGGTCATGGACAACCAGGCCGAGGTACGCGAGTTCCTCCGCACTCGCCGTGCTCGTGTCACCCCGGACCAGGCGGGCTTGCTCACTGGCGGCCGCCGACGGGTGACGGGGCTGCGGCGCGAGGAGGTGGCGATGCTCGCCTCGGTCAGCACTGACTACTACGCCAAGATGGAACGCGGCAACCTCACCGGCGTCTCACCCGAGATCCTCGACGCCGTCGCCACCGCCCTGCAGCTCGACGACGCCGAGACCGCCCACCTGCGCGACCTCGCCCGGGCTGCCACCCCGGCCCTGGCCCGACGCCGCCCCCGAGCCACCGACGGAACTGTGCGGCCGTCGCTGCAACGCTTCCTCGACGCCGTGACCGGAGCTCCCGCGTGGGTCGTCAACCAGCGCAAGGACCTCCTCGCCACCAACGCGCTCGGCCGCGCGCTGATGGCGCCGATGCTCGACGACCCCAGCAACGGCGCCAACTTGGCCCGCTTCACCTTCTTCAGCCCCTTGTCGCGCAGCTTCTACCCCGACTGGGAGCAGGGCGCGAACAGCATCGCCGCCTCCCTGCGCACCACCGCCGGGCAGCACCCGCACGACAAGGCACTCACTGACCTCATCGGTGAGCTCGTCACCCGCAGCGACGACTTCCGCCTCCGCTGGTCGGCGCACAACGTCCGCTTCCACCGCAGCGGCACCAAGCGCATCCACCACCCCGACGTCGGCGACCTCGAGTTCACCTTCGAAGGCCTCGAGTTGCCCGACCATCCCGGCTGCACCCTGTACGCCTACACCACCGTCGCCGGGTCGCCCACGGAGGAACGGATCCAGCTGCTCGGCAACCTCGCCGCCACCCGGGAAGCCGCCGCCGCCGACTTCGACCACTGACGGCCCCTACAACCGCTCCCGGTGCCAGCCTCGCCTGGTGCTGGATCCGCACGCCCTCGACGAAGGAACACACCATGCCCGAGCAAACCCCCGCCCAGCGCGCCGTCGGCGACATCGCCCCCAAGCTCGCCCAGCTGACCGATGACGTCCTCTTCGCTGACGTCTGGGAACGCCCCGAGCTCTCCAAGCGCGACCGCAGCCTCATCACCGTCGCCAGCCTCGTCACTTCGGGCAGCACCGAACAGCTCGTCGGACACCTCGCCCGCGCCAAGCAGAACGGCCTCACTGAGACCGAGCTCGTCGAAGCCCTCACCCACCTCGCCTTCTACGCCGGCTGGCCGAAGGCCATGTCCGCCCTGCAGGTCGCCAAGCGCGTCTTCGCCGAGTGAAGTCTGGCCGGCTACTGGTCCCCTCCACCGCGCTGCTGTGGGGGCTGCAGATCGCGTTCCTCAACCCGGCCTTGGCGCTGATCCTGGTCAGCCTCTACGACGCGACCACCGCCGAGGTCGGCGTCGTCCTCGCGGTCTACAACGCAAGCGGGTTCATCGCCTCCCTGGTGGTGCCCGCCTACGCCGACCGCCACGGCGACTACCTGCGCCCGATGGTCGGCTGCGGCGTCCTGACCCTGCTCCTCGCCCCGCTGCTGGCCAGCACCACCTCCCTGCCCGTCGCGGTCCTCGCCCTGGTCCTGGTTGGTGGCCCTGCCGGGGTCGGCAGCAGCCTGCTCTACGCCCACCTCCGCCACGCCGGCGCGAAGCCGGCCGACATCGTCAACACCCGCGCCATCGTCTCGATTGCCTGGGTCGGAGGACCGCCGCTGGCCACCCTCATCATCGGCATCCTCGGCGAACGAGCGATCCTCCTCGCCCTTGCCGCCGTCGCCGTCCTTGGCATCACGGCTACTGCGGCTCTCTCCGCCCAGCACCGACGCACCCTCGCGTCCGAGAGCTCGGCGGGCGCCAAACCAACGTTCGAGGAGGAGGACCTCGGCCTCAACCGGACTGCGGTCGTCCTGGTCGTGGCGGCCTTCGTGCTGCTCCAAGCCGGGAACGCCACCGTCACCTCGATCCTCACCGTCTACGTGACCGAGACCCTGCGCGTCGACGTGGTCTGGGCGGGCATCGCGCTCGGAGTCGCCGCTGGCCTCGAAGTGCCGGCCCTGATCCTGATCGGCCGACTCAGCTCGCGCTACTCCAGCTTCGGACTGCTCACCACCGGCACCCTCGCCGGCATCGCCTACTACCTGGGGGTGGCCGCGACACCCGGGCCAGTCCTCCTGCTCATCCTGCAACCCCTCAACGCCTGGGCGTTCGCCGCGATCGCCGGCGTCGGGCTGCCGCTGTTCCAGCAGATGATCCCGCGGCCCGGGCTCTCGACCGGGCTCTACATGAACACCCGCCGCATCGGTGCCATCGTGTCTGGGCCTCTGATCGCTCTCGGGTCCCTCACGGTGCTGGGTAATCGGGGCATCTTCCTCGGCTGCGCCGTCGTCACCGCCGCAGCACTGGTCGTCATCAGCGTCGCCAGCCGACGGCCAGCGCAGAGGCCTCAGGTAGCTGACTCGACTACGTGACCAACGTCCCTGCTGCTCGCGGTAGATGACCCTCGGCATGTCGTTCGTACCTCTTGGGTCAGCAAGCCACGGGTTCTGTCAGGGGCGTGTGTCATGCTTGTCTTAGCAGATTGAACGCGCGCCACAAACACCACGGCTTAATGCCTGGGGGTCGGCTCCCCACCCTGGCCTACGGGTCTACACACACTCGCCGCACAAAACGCCTCACTTGCTGCGCTGGCTGCCAACACCTCTGAACTGTTGCGTCTCGGTGCGGCTGCGAACCCCCGCATCGAAGGCCTCGCCCCTCTCGTGGCGGCGGTAGTCGGCCACCCTCAAGACCGGGTGTGCCGCGCGGCGGGTTCGCACTAGCCGCGCGGCACACCCTCTGGGTGGTGATCGTCACCGTGGACCTCTCAACGCTCGAGCCCCGACCTGCGGCTGACCACGACCGCGTCTGGCGGCGCGACGACGATGAGGACTCTGACCGCGGTGTCCTCAAGCTCGACAACCTGAGCCCTGAGGTGTCGCAGCTGGTCCTGGCCCGGCTGGTGTCGAAGAACTTCGGCGCCTGGGCCGACACCCTGGCCAGGGTCGGCAACTGCGTCCGACCGGTCCGACTCCGCGGAACCTCCGACCGCATTGACCCGACGACCGGTGAGGTGCTGTCGAGCTTCTCCAGCACCGATCACCCCTTAGGGGTGGTGCACGTACGGTGCGGGAACCGTCGGGCGTCGGAGTGCCCGTCCTGCTCCCGGCTCTACGCCGCCGACATGTTCCACCTCATCCGCGCCGGCGTGACCGGGGGCAAGACCGTCCCGGAGTCGGTGGGCGATCATCCGCTGCTGTTCGTCACCCTCACCGCCCCCTCCTTCGGCCGCGTCCACACGTCAGGTCGGTGCCACCCCGCCGACACGACCCGCCGGTGCCCGCACGGCCGCCCGCTCGACTGCGGGGTCGTCCATGCCGAGGGCGTCGAGGGCCGAAGGGCTGCTGGCCTGCTGGGGCAGCCGCTGTGTGCGGACTGCTATGACTACGCCTCGCACGTGGTGTGGCAGTGGTTTGCCCCGGACCTGTGGCGCCGGTTCACGATCGCCCTGCACCGCAGCCTCGCCCACCACCTCGGCATCCCCGCCCTCGCGCTGCCGGAGGTGGCGACGGTGCAGTACGCCAAGGTGGCGGAGTTCCAACGCCGCGGGGCCGTCCACTTCCACGCCCTCATCCGCCTCGATGGCCCCCGCACCACCGACGGGGTCACGAATCCGCCGGGTGCGGTGACGGCCGACCTGCTCGCCCGCTTGGTGACCGAGGCGGCGTCTGCGGTGCAGCTGCACGTGCCCGCGGTCGACGACCTGGACGTGCCCCGACGGCTGGTGTTCGGTCGTCAGCTCGACGTGCGGGTCGTCCGTTCCCACCGTCCCGATGACGACCAGGCGCTCACTGCGGCCCAGGTTGCCGGCTACCTGGCCAAGTACTCCACGAAGACCGCCAGTGACGACGTCGCGACCACCACTGCCCACCACCGCCGGCTGCATACGACCATCGCCGACCTGGACCTCCGCGCCCAGGTGGCCACCCTCGCCACCGGTCACAGTCCCTACCAGTTGTTGGGGCACTGGGGGCGGATGCTCGGGTTCCGCGGCCACTTCGCGACCAAGTCCCGCCGTTACTCGATCACCCTCGGCCAGCTGCGCCGCGCCCGGCAACGCGCTCAGGCGCGCATCGCTGCCAGCCGTGCCACCGGTACCCCGCTGGACCTGGCGAGCCTCGAAGCTGACCTGCTCGCTGATGAGGAGGAGAGCACCCTCGTCGTCGGCCGCTGGTCCTATCTCGGCTCCGGCTGGGCCGACGAGGGCGAGACCGCCCTGGCCACCGCCGCTGCCGCACGAGCCCGCGAGTACGCCCAGGAAAGAGCGGCGCAGCGTAGGACTCCAGCTCAGTGACGACGTGGAAGGTGGAACGGATGGCGCAGATCGCTGACCGGCTCTGGTCGGTCAAGGACGTGAGTGAGTACCTCGGGGTGCCGGTGCACACGCTGTACGCGTGGCGCAGCGCGGGCACTGGTCCGCCTGGCCGGAGGGTGGGCCGGCTCCTGCGCTACCGGCAGCAGGATGTCCGCGACTGGGTGGCCTCGCTGTCCACGGAGGTGGCTTGATGAAGCCTCTCGGGCTCGGCGAGCACGGCGGGCTCTCGGTAGTCCGAGAGGGATCGGGCTTCGTCGCCTACCTGCGGTACCGCGACCACGCCGGTCGGGGCCATCGGCTGAAGCGGGCCGGCAAGTCCCGCGCAGAGGCCTCGCGAAGGGCGCTCAAGGCCTACAGCGATGCGTTGGGGATGACGGGTAGTGCGGATTTCACCGCTCGCAGCACCTTCGACGAAGCGGCCGCCCTGTGGTTGGCCACGTTCGAGGGTCAGGTGCAGCGCGGGGCTCGGTCACCCTCGACGTTGGACGAGTACCGCTACCTGGTGAAGCGGGTCATCTCGCCCGGAGTCGGGTCGCTGAGACTGGGTGAGCTGACGACCCCGCGGCTCGACCGGTTCGTCCAAGCGGTGCTGGCTGACCGCGGCTACGCCACGGCGAAGCTCACACGCTCGGTGCTGTCCGGGATCTGCGGCTGGCTCGTTCGTCAGGGGGCCATCGTGAGCAACCCGGTGCGCGACCTCACGCCTCTCGAGCAGAACCGGGACAGGACGGCTCGGGCGCTGTCGGCCGAGGAGGTGGTCTCCTGGCTGGCGCTGCTCGACGCTGACGACTTCGCTCGGCGGCTCGAGCTGCCGGAGCTGGCCCGCTTCATGCTGGCCACCGGGCTTCGTCTCGGGGAGGCGCTCGGGGTCACCTGGGCCGATCTCGACCTGGTCGTCGGGTCGGTGACGGTGCAGCGCACCATCATTCGCGTGCAGGGGCAGGGGCTGGTGGCGAAGCGGGTGAAGTCGCGGGCGTCTGAGCGCCGACTGTTGCTGCCGTCGTGGTGCGTCGACCTGCTCAAGGCGCGTCGGGTGCGGCTTGGCGCCTTCGACGGTCCGGTGTTCGCCGACGCGAAAGGTGGTTGGCGGGACCGGAGCAACGTCGGCAAGGCCTTCCGGCGGGTGCGGG
The window above is part of the Friedmanniella luteola genome. Proteins encoded here:
- a CDS encoding aldo/keto reductase; this translates as MPDVTSLTLNNGVTLPALGLGVFQTPPDETREAVTAALAAGYRHIDTAAAYGNERQVGEAVAASDLDRSEVFIETKIWISDYGYDQTLHGFEKSARKLGVDQIDLLILHQALPSEFDKTLGAYKALEQLLADGKVRAIGVSNFMVDHLTRILDVATVVPAVNQIEVHPYFQQREVQDFGHEHGILTQAWSPIGGITFYRDGQHTSTLEDPVITDIATAQGATPAQVMLRWHLQQGRSVIPKSTKPHRIAENIDVFNFELTTEQLAAVDGLDTEQRGGPEPEAITLENFGRPIPED
- a CDS encoding aldo/keto reductase; this encodes MNKRTLGTSGLEVSAIGFGAMGLSHGLGPAVDDEHGITVLRAAVDLGVTFVDTAQVYGPFTNETLVGKALAPVRDQVVIATKFGFPLDPGSPTPLNSRPEHIRATVDGSLQRLQVEKIDLLYQHRVDPDVPIEDVAGTVKELIDAGKVGHFGLSEAGVDVIRRAHAVQPVTALQSEYSLFWREPEAQILPTLIELGIGFVPFSPLGKGFLTGAIDSATPFPEGDIRNTLPRFTEQARIDNQALVELVTTVAARNDATPAQVALAWLLAQHPTIVPIPGTTKVHRLQENTAAADLQLSPADLDELTAAADQIDLSGDRYPAAMQQWINR
- a CDS encoding SDR family oxidoreductase gives rise to the protein MTATQPVAVITGASSGIGAATARSLAAAGYRVALLARRLDRITALAAELGDGALAIEADVTDRDALVAAVARVQAELGGTDVLVNNAGVMLLGPFSAEQRNDYRQMVEVNLLGAITTTEVFLNQLKDGGGDIVNISSVAGRTARAGNGVYAATKWGMNGWSESLRQELLPDVRVTLIEPGIVATELSTHITHEETRQGVQQAYDVAEVTPDDVAEIIAFTLARPRRLAINEVLLRPAGQA
- a CDS encoding helix-turn-helix transcriptional regulator translates to MDNQAEVREFLRTRRARVTPDQAGLLTGGRRRVTGLRREEVAMLASVSTDYYAKMERGNLTGVSPEILDAVATALQLDDAETAHLRDLARAATPALARRRPRATDGTVRPSLQRFLDAVTGAPAWVVNQRKDLLATNALGRALMAPMLDDPSNGANLARFTFFSPLSRSFYPDWEQGANSIAASLRTTAGQHPHDKALTDLIGELVTRSDDFRLRWSAHNVRFHRSGTKRIHHPDVGDLEFTFEGLELPDHPGCTLYAYTTVAGSPTEERIQLLGNLAATREAAAADFDH
- a CDS encoding carboxymuconolactone decarboxylase family protein, whose protein sequence is MPEQTPAQRAVGDIAPKLAQLTDDVLFADVWERPELSKRDRSLITVASLVTSGSTEQLVGHLARAKQNGLTETELVEALTHLAFYAGWPKAMSALQVAKRVFAE
- a CDS encoding MFS transporter, giving the protein MKSGRLLVPSTALLWGLQIAFLNPALALILVSLYDATTAEVGVVLAVYNASGFIASLVVPAYADRHGDYLRPMVGCGVLTLLLAPLLASTTSLPVAVLALVLVGGPAGVGSSLLYAHLRHAGAKPADIVNTRAIVSIAWVGGPPLATLIIGILGERAILLALAAVAVLGITATAALSAQHRRTLASESSAGAKPTFEEEDLGLNRTAVVLVVAAFVLLQAGNATVTSILTVYVTETLRVDVVWAGIALGVAAGLEVPALILIGRLSSRYSSFGLLTTGTLAGIAYYLGVAATPGPVLLLILQPLNAWAFAAIAGVGLPLFQQMIPRPGLSTGLYMNTRRIGAIVSGPLIALGSLTVLGNRGIFLGCAVVTAAALVVISVASRRPAQRPQVADSTT
- a CDS encoding replication initiator produces the protein MIVTVDLSTLEPRPAADHDRVWRRDDDEDSDRGVLKLDNLSPEVSQLVLARLVSKNFGAWADTLARVGNCVRPVRLRGTSDRIDPTTGEVLSSFSSTDHPLGVVHVRCGNRRASECPSCSRLYAADMFHLIRAGVTGGKTVPESVGDHPLLFVTLTAPSFGRVHTSGRCHPADTTRRCPHGRPLDCGVVHAEGVEGRRAAGLLGQPLCADCYDYASHVVWQWFAPDLWRRFTIALHRSLAHHLGIPALALPEVATVQYAKVAEFQRRGAVHFHALIRLDGPRTTDGVTNPPGAVTADLLARLVTEAASAVQLHVPAVDDLDVPRRLVFGRQLDVRVVRSHRPDDDQALTAAQVAGYLAKYSTKTASDDVATTTAHHRRLHTTIADLDLRAQVATLATGHSPYQLLGHWGRMLGFRGHFATKSRRYSITLGQLRRARQRAQARIAASRATGTPLDLASLEADLLADEEESTLVVGRWSYLGSGWADEGETALATAAAARAREYAQERAAQRRTPAQ
- a CDS encoding helix-turn-helix transcriptional regulator, producing MAQIADRLWSVKDVSEYLGVPVHTLYAWRSAGTGPPGRRVGRLLRYRQQDVRDWVASLSTEVA
- a CDS encoding site-specific integrase; translated protein: MKPLGLGEHGGLSVVREGSGFVAYLRYRDHAGRGHRLKRAGKSRAEASRRALKAYSDALGMTGSADFTARSTFDEAAALWLATFEGQVQRGARSPSTLDEYRYLVKRVISPGVGSLRLGELTTPRLDRFVQAVLADRGYATAKLTRSVLSGICGWLVRQGAIVSNPVRDLTPLEQNRDRTARALSAEEVVSWLALLDADDFARRLELPELARFMLATGLRLGEALGVTWADLDLVVGSVTVQRTIIRVQGQGLVAKRVKSRASERRLLLPSWCVDLLKARRVRLGAFDGPVFADAKGGWRDRSNVGKAFRRVRDGSDFEWVKTHTFRKTVATLLDGSGASARMIADQLGHSRVSMTQDVYLGRRVANAGNLAALESYGPSPTDADTEGS